One segment of Babylonia areolata isolate BAREFJ2019XMU chromosome 24, ASM4173473v1, whole genome shotgun sequence DNA contains the following:
- the LOC143298954 gene encoding uncharacterized protein LOC143298954, which produces MSNFKKTSLAGGGRKKTGPKCELTEEQKQEIREAFDLFDADGSGTIDAKELKVAMRALGFEPKKEEIKKMIAEIDKEGTGTIDFNDFLTIMTQKMSEKDAKEEILKAFRLFDDDETGKISFRNLKRVAKELGENLTDEELQEMIDEADRDGDGEINQEEFLRIMKKTSLY; this is translated from the exons tcaaacttcaAGAAAACCAGTCTTGCAGGTGGTGGACGCAAAAAGACAGGACCGAAGTGTGAGCTAACAGAGGAGCAGAAGCAAGAAATCCGTGAGGCGTTCGATCTCTTTGATGCTGATGGGTCTGGAACGATTGATGCCAAAGAACTCAAG GTTGCCATGAGGGCCTTGGGCTTTGagcccaaaaaagaagaaatcaaaaagatgATTGCGGAAATCGACAAAGAAGGCACAG GCACCATTGATTTCAACGACTTCTTGACAATCATGACACAAAAGATGAGTGAGAAAGATGCCAAGGAGGAGATCTTGAAAGCCTTCCgtctgtttgatgatgatgaaacaggcAAAATCTCTTTCCGCAATTTGAAACGTGTTGCCAAAGAACTAGGGGAAAACTTGACAGATGAAGAACTTCAG GAAATGATCGATGAAGCCGACAGAGATGGGGACGGGGAGATCAACCAGGAAGAGTTTCTGCGCATCATGAAGAAAACCAGCTTATACTGA